The following are encoded together in the Impatiens glandulifera unplaced genomic scaffold, dImpGla2.1, whole genome shotgun sequence genome:
- the LOC124917230 gene encoding phospholipase A(1) DAD1, chloroplastic-like — protein sequence MDIKGLKLGIGHGVINRQRNLQLHAPRGMSVMPRGGMLMKKITCSSIKTGVNMGQRADVVATGRLSDMWQDYQGSNHWDGLLDPMDDNLRGEILRYGDFVDAAYMSFDFDTSSPGYATCRFPKNTMLSDCGLWGRGYTTTRYLRATSGVRLPRWVDDRAPSWISARSSWMGYVAVCNDKEEISRLGRRDVVIAYRGTATCLEWVENVRATLTCLDGESGQDPTENNPMVESGFLSLYTSRTSPSDQSLRDSVKEEMARIMQTYGDEPLSVTVVGHSLGAALATLTAYDITATANACHRPPPLVTVFSFGGPRVGNRSFRSELSKRGAKVLRIVNSDDFITKVPGFGFVIDNNDVSEINDLSDSGLPGWLQKRVDTRWVYADVGKELRLSSKESPYLSNPDVATCHDLKTYLHLVDGFVSSTCPFRATAKRLLTKS from the coding sequence CCACGTGGAGGAAtgttaatgaagaaaataacTTGTTCCTCAATCAAGACAGGCGTTAATATGGGCCAACGGGCTGACGTGGTTGCCACCGGGAGGCTCAGCGACATGTGGCAAGACTACCAAGGGAGCAACCATTGGGACGGATTGCTAGACCCTATGGACGACAATCTACGTGGCGAGATATTGAGATACGGGGATTTTGTGGATGCGGCCTACATGTCGTTCGACTTTGACACGTCATCACCAGGGTACGCCACGTGTCGGTTCCCGAAAAACACGATGTTGTCGGACTGCGGGCTTTGGGGAAGGGGTTATACGACGACGAGGTATTTACGGGCCACGAGTGGTGTCCGGTTGCCGAGGTGGGTCGATGACAGGGCGCCGAGTTGGATATCGGCCCGGTCTAGCTGGATGGGTTACGTGGCGGTGTGTAATGACAAAGAAGAGATATCGAGGCTGGGTAGGCGTGACGTGGTTATTGCATATAGGGGAACAGCCACTTGTCTCGAATGGGTGGAGAATGTACGTGCCACGTTGACTTGCTTAGATGGCGAATCGGGTCAGGACCCAACGGAAAATAACCCGATGGTGGAAAGTGGTTTTTTGAGTTTATACACTTCGAGAACCTCACCAAGTGATCAAAGTCTACGTGATAGTGTGAAGGAAGAGATGGCTAGGATCATGCAAACCTATGGCGATGAGCCGCTCAGCGTTACGGTCGTTGGCCATAGCCTCGGAGCGGCTCTCGCGACTCTAACCGCGTACGATATAACCGCAACCGCAAACGCCTGCCATCGTCCTCCTCCCTTGGTAACCGTTTTTTCATTCGGAGGGCCACGTGTAGGGAATAGAAGCTTCCGATCCGAGTTGAGTAAAAGAGGGGCTAAGGTCCTACGGATTGTGAACTCGGATGATTTCATCACAAAAGTGCCCGGTTTTGGTTTTGTGATTGACAACAATGACGTGTCCGAGATTAATGATCTATCGGATTCGGGTTTGCCAGGGTGGCTACAAAAACGGGTGGATACTAGATGGGTCTATGCTGACGTGGGAAAAGAATTGAGGTTAAGTAGTAAGGAGAGTCCGTACCTTAGTAACCCTGACGTTGCCACGTGTCATGATCTTAAGACGTATCTACACTTGGTTGATGGATTTGTCAGCTCCACGTGTCCTTTTAGAGCAACGGCCAAGAGGCTGCTAACTAAAAGCTaa